The DNA segment ACGGGCTGCTCAAGGTTGTGAGACTTAAGAACGGGCACGAGATAAGGGCAACGCCAGACCACGGGCTTCTCGTAATCCGCGACGGAAAGCTTGGCTGGGTTTCAGCAAAGAACGTAAAGCCCGGCGATTATGTGGCCTTCGCTTACAACACGGGGCACGGAGGAAGGAAGGAATACAGTCTTCTTGAGATGCTTATCAAACTGGGAATAACCGACGTGATGGTGGAGCTTGATGAAGAGTACTTCGACTCAAAAATCGCACCTCTAATTAAAGAAAGGATAACGACCAGCACAAAGTACAAATACCTCCGCAACCGCGTGGTTCCGCTCAAAAAGCTTCTTGAATGGGGCGTCAAAGACTTTGAGCCCCACGTTGTTTCCCTCTACCGCCAGAGGGCCGGAAGCAAGAGAATCCCCAACTTTAAGCTAGATGAGAACTTCTGGTATACGTTCGGTTTAGTGCTTGGTGATGGAACACTGAGGGATAGCAAAGTTCTAATCTCTCAGACACCGCTCAAGCAGGTTAAGGTCATCCTTGAGGAGACGTTCCCGTTCCTTCACGTGTTTGAGACAACGAACCAGGTTGGGTTTTCCAACTCAATCCTGACGGAGCTATTCAGACGCCTCGGTGCTCGCTCGGGTGAACTTCACCCAATAGTTTTCACGATCCCTGAAAAGATGCTCAACGCGATGATTGCTGGCTACTTTGACACGGACGGGACGTTCTCCCTCCTCCATGACAAGAGGGGAGTCAATTTCAGAGCGATTTTAACTTCAAAACGCGAAGACGTTCTCAAGAAACTCAGCGTTTATCTTTATCAGATTGGCATTCTCAACTATCTCAAGCTGGATAAGAAAACGGGCGTCTGGGACCTCATAATTAGCAACCGCAGTCTTGGAGCTTTCAGGGAAAAAATCTACCTGTATCTCAGAATTAGACGGAGACAGTTTGAAGAAGCTTATCAGGCATACCGGGGGACGAGGAAGCCCCTCGAATCTGACCTGATTCCGGTTGGGGAGCTCATCAAGGAGCTGACGTTTCCGAAGGGTGCAAAGACCAAACTCCTCAGAGAGGAAGGAATAGACGTCTGGAACTGGCTGAAGAAGCCTCTCTCCGTTCCGAGGGATAAGCTCGTTAAGGTTCTTGAGTATGCCGCAGATACGGAGGTTAAGGACTACCTCCTCTCCCTCGCTGAGGCCAACGTGACGTGGGTTGAGGTTGTTGACGTTGCCGAAGAGCATTACACCGGAAAGCTCTATGACTTTACGACCATGACAGAAAACTTCATTGCAAACGGTGTGGTGTCCCATAACTGTACTTATCACCGCACCGACTCCACCCACGTTAGCAACACGGGAATAGAGATCGCTAAGGAGTACATCACACAGGAACTCGGTGAGGAGTACTTTAAACCGCGCCCCTGGGGCGAGGAGGGAACGCACGAGGCCATAAGGCCGACCAGGCCGATAGACACCGGCAGGCTGATGCAGCTCGTCCGCGACGGGGTAATTCAGCTCCCCAAAAACCTCACCCGGAACCACTACAGGCTCTACGACATGATATTCAGGCGCTTCATGACTAGCCAGATGAAGGCCGCCAGGATACTCCACGAGAAAGCCGTTATTAATGCGGGCATTGGAAAGACGGAGATAGAGGGCTATGTTGAGGTAATTGAGGACGGCTGGACAAGGCTTCGCTCTCCACCGTTCAGACAGCTCCCGAGGCTTGAGAAGGGGACGAAGCTGAAGGTCGTCGAGTCCAAGAAGTGGAAGGCACCGAAGGTTTCTCTCTACACCCAGGGAGACATAATCGCCCTGATGAAGGAGCGCAAGATAGGAAGACCTTCAACCTACGCAAAAATAGTTGAAACCCTGATAAGGCGCTACTACGTCATTGAGACCCGCGGGAGGAAGAAGCTCGTGCCCACTGAGCAAGGCATCAAGGTCTACCACTATCTCATAAGTAAATATAAAGAACTGGTCAGTGAGGAGAAGACCCGGGAGCTTGAGGAGATGATGGACAGGATTGAGGAGAATAAGATTGACTATCAGAAGGTTCTCAGGGATCTCTACGAGGAGATACGGAAGTACCTTGCTTGAGGTTCACTTTTCATACCATTTTCCCCAGCTGGGTGCTGACTTTTAATTATGTTGGTTTGTGGGGCTGAGGAATACTTAATTTGTTGAAAATTTATCAATAATATTACAATCAGTTCCATTCAGATATCATTTGCTTTCCGTGTGGGGCCTTAATGCGCCCTATAAATTTTGCTTCCCAGTAAAACCAAAAATTTTAAAATCTATTCAGTAGTAATGCCTTTGTATATCCATGCAACGGCAATAATATCCAGAGAAGTCATCTTTAAGTAATCTTCAGAACATAACCAGCGACACTAACAATCTGTGGAAAAAATTTATATGGGATGAACTCCAAACAAAAAATAGAAAATCTGGTGGTGGTAAGAATGGTTAAGGACAGAATGGTTGAGCTCCTTCAGGAGCACTTTGAGTTGAACCTCTACGAAGCAAGGGCGTACGTGGCTCTGGTGGGCTTCGGCGTCCTCACTCCGGCAGAGCTGGCAAGCGTTTCCGAAGTTCCCGCGCCGAGAACCTACGACGTCCTCAGGAGCCTGGAAAAGAAGGGCTTCGCCATCAGCCAGCCGGGCAAGGTCAACAAGTACAGGCCCGTCCACCCGCAGAACATCCTTGAGAAGTTCATCGAGGAGTGGCAGGAGCGCGTCGCTGAGGAGCTTGAGGCCAAGAAGAAGGCCAAAGAGGAGCTCCTTGAGCTCATGAGCCCGCTCATCGAGACAGAGATTCCGAAGTACGGTGTCGAGAAGGTCTGGGTCGTCAGGGGCATAAGGAACGCCACCCTCAAGACCAAGGAGATGTTCGAGGAGGTCAAGGAGCAGATCCTCCTTGCCGACGACGGCTACATTGCCATCAACCTCGAAGGCGACATCATAAAGGCCATCGACAACGGCGCCAAGGCCAAGATAATCGTCACCGAGAACGTCTACCACAGGCTCAGCGCTTCCAAGATACTTGACTACTACAAGGCCGGCAAGCTTGAGCTCAAGGTCATAGACAAGCTTGAGCTCCCAATGCTCATCTGCGACGACGAGGTCTTCTTCGCCCTTGAGGACATGGCGGCAAGGTACTTCAACTACGAGACCCAGATATGGATCAAGGACTTCCGCGTTAAGGCGCTCTTTGAGGGCAAGTTCAACGAGTACTGGGAGAAGGCCAAGAAGGCCTGATCTCCTTTTCTTTCCTTTCGCTTAATCGTTCGGTGTTTCTTCGATGCATGGAGAAAAGAAAGGATTCAGACGTACTTGAACTCTTCCTCGGCCTCGCTGGTTTCTTTAATCTTCCAGAAAAGCTTCCCTTCCTTCTGGTAGCTCTCGACCTTTCCCTGCTCGACGAAGCGGAGAAGGTAGCGCCGTACCTCCATCGCCGGGAGCTTCGTGGCCTCAACTATCTCCTCGATGGTCTTGGGACCATCCTCCAGAGCCTTAAAAACCCTGACGTTCTTCATCCTCCCCCCTCCAGTTTCCGGTATTTTTCCAACAGTTCTATTATCTTCTCCATTGCCCTTAAGTGTTTCTCAAGCTCGTCTATCTCATCCGGGAGGGAGTTTGCCAGTTCGTTCAGCTTCTCCAGGAGGCGCTCCTCAACGCCCCTCATCTCGGCCTGCCTCTGTTTCTTCCTGTGCTCGCATATCGGACAGAAAACCCTGCCGTCCTTCTCGAAGAGAGGTGAGCCGCACCTGGGGCAGTGCTTGTCAAGCATCTTCGCCCCGGAGAGCATGAGGGGCATGAGGACGGTTCTCATCTCCTCCTCTGTTGGGCCCTTCAAGTGAATCACCCCGTCAGGAGCTGAAACACCTCGACAAAGGCCTTCTTTCCTAACCGCGAGCGGCGGATTTTGTCAGAGAC comes from the Thermococcus thioreducens genome and includes:
- the trmBL2 gene encoding HTH-type transcriptional regulator TrmBL2, producing the protein MVKDRMVELLQEHFELNLYEARAYVALVGFGVLTPAELASVSEVPAPRTYDVLRSLEKKGFAISQPGKVNKYRPVHPQNILEKFIEEWQERVAEELEAKKKAKEELLELMSPLIETEIPKYGVEKVWVVRGIRNATLKTKEMFEEVKEQILLADDGYIAINLEGDIIKAIDNGAKAKIIVTENVYHRLSASKILDYYKAGKLELKVIDKLELPMLICDDEVFFALEDMAARYFNYETQIWIKDFRVKALFEGKFNEYWEKAKKA
- a CDS encoding Sjogren's syndrome/scleroderma autoantigen 1 family protein, with translation MKGPTEEEMRTVLMPLMLSGAKMLDKHCPRCGSPLFEKDGRVFCPICEHRKKQRQAEMRGVEERLLEKLNELANSLPDEIDELEKHLRAMEKIIELLEKYRKLEGGG